The Nitrospinota bacterium nucleotide sequence GCGCGAGGTTTTTCCCGCGCTGGAGTACCATGACGCGCTTCCCGAAACCGAACAGCCCAAAAAAACCGAGTGGCTTCACGAAGCCGGGGGCGAAAAAAAAATTCTCGCCGCCACCTCGTCGTTTTTCCGCAATTCAACGGGCGAGATACTGGGGGTCATCATCATCTTTCACGACATAACCCACTTCAAAAAAATGGAAGACGCGATGGCGAAATCGGAACGGCTTGCCGCCGTCGGCCGGATGGCGGCGGGGTTGGCCCACGAAATCCGCAACCCGCTCGGCTCCATCAGCGGCTCCATACAGATGATGAAGTCCGCGATGGAACACGAGTTGAAACCGCCCCATGACCGGCTGATGGCGATCACCCTGCGCGAGACGGACCGGCTCAACGGGATCATTGGCCGCTTTCTTTCCTACGCCCAGCCGAATACCCGCAAGCTGCCGGATGTGCACCTGGCATCGCTTATCGCCGACGCGGTGATGCTGTTCAAGAACGACCACCGCTACAGCGGGGCCGTGCGCGTCACCACCGCGCTTGACGGCCGGATACGGCTGACGTGCGATCCGGAATCGCTCAAGCAGGTGCTCTGGAACCTCCTGCTCAACGCCGCGCAGGCGATGCCGGACGGCGGCGACATCGTCATCGGCGCCGCGTTGCCGGCTGGCCCCGGCGGAGAAGCGGGCGAGTGCGTCATCACGGTCACCGACAACGGGACGGGGATGGACGAAACGGAAGCGGCCCGCATCTTTGAGCCGTTTTACACCACCAAGGAGGGAGGCACCGGGCTGGGCCTTTCGATGGTGCAGAAGATCATCGAGGATCACAATGGCAGCGTTTTCGTGCAAAGCAAAAAAGGGGAGGGGAGCGCCTTTTCAATCCGGCTTCCCGCCTCTTCCACCCCCCCAACTCCGCAACCTTAATTCCTTCGTTCTTTTCCTTCTTTTCCGCCAAAGACGCCACCCGCGCCAATTGTTTAAACAAACGCCAAACCGGAGCGCCGCGTCCGGCCCTTTCGTCAATCGTCAACATTATCACCAACAGCTAATATTTATAATGCCAATATCGGCGGAAAAAATAAATTAATATTTGAAAATATTTTGCTTGCATAAATATTTAAAAATGATTTATAATTCATTTAAAGTAAATGAAGGTATTTAAAACTATGTGGAGAAAAGGCGGAGCGGAATGATGACATCCTCCAAGAAGAAAGTGCCGGTCACCACTCATCTCTACGAGGATCAGGTGCAGATGCTTAACAAGATAGCGAAGGAACTGCAGGTTACCAAGGCGGTGCTTTTCCGGGCCGCTGTCGAGCAGTTGCTGAAAAAGTACGAGGACAAACAGCTTGATATCGGCATTAAATGAGGACCGCGTGGGTTCCGCAATTAATGCTGTTAGTCAATAAACCACAAAGAAAGGAGGATTGTGTATAATGGCAGCCAAGAAAAAAGCGGCTAAGAAAAAGACGGCCAAGAAGAAAGCCAAAAAAAAGTAACTTATAAAAAAGTCCGCTCCGCGGCGAAAGCCGCTGACACAGGCGGACAGCTTTCTGACGACCATCTAATATCTGAGTCGGGCCGGGAATATGATGCAGATGACCGGCCAATTTTTTTTAGACCGGAACCGGATGGGCTCCATGAAAAAAAAGAACGGGCGGGAATTTGATATTGCATCCGGCGGCGTGCTGCCGGTGCAGATGTTGCGCGGCCTCTGCGCGCAAAAAGGGATCACCGCCGATACGCCGCTGCGCAAGGAGCAGTTCCAGCCCTCCAGCATCGATCTGAGGCTGGGAACCAAGGCCTACCGCATCCGCAGTTCGTTCCTTCCCCAACGCGGCACGGTGGAGGCCACCCTCAAGGAACTCGTCATGTACGAGCTCGACCTGCGCGGCGGCGCCATTCTGGAGCGCGAGAACGTCTACCTCATTCCGCTCCTGGAGCGGCTGGCCCTTCCGCGCGGCATCCGCGGCCGCACCAATCCGAAATCCTCCACGGGGCGGCTGGATATTTTCACCCGCGTGATATCGGATCACACGCCCCGGTTTGAAGACATCCGCGAGGGATACGAAGGGGGGCTGTACCTTGAAGTGGTGCCGCGCTCCTTCACCATCAAGGTGCGCACCGGCCTTTCGCTCAACCAGTTGCGGCTGTTCAGCGGGCCGGCGGGGGCATCGGTGGTCGACGATCACCAGCTCCGGAGCATCCACAACCACAAGCCGCTGGTTTACACCGCCGCCGGCAAAATACCCGATCCGGAGATACGCGGCGGCCTCACGCTCGGCGTCGAGACGCACACCGACGCGCCGCACCGCGTCATCGGCTACAAGGCGAAGAAGAACAGCGCGGTGATCGACACGTCCCGCGTGGGGAAATACCGCATCCACGATTTTTGGGAAACGATAGAGTCGCCGCGCGAAAAATTCCTGATTCTCGAGCCGGAGGAGTTTTACATTTTCGCCTCGAAGGAGCGGGTGCGCGTGCCGATGGACTGCGCCGCCGAGATGGTGGAGTTCGACGCCGGCAGCGGCGAGTTGCGGACGCACTACGCCGGTTTTTTCGATTCCGGTTTCGGCGACGGCGGCGTGCGCGGCACCAAGGCGGTGCTGGAGGTGCGGCCGCACGACGTGCCGTTCCGCATCGAGGACGGCCAGCTGTTCTTCAAGCTCCGCTATGAGAAGATGGCGGCCATGCCGTCATTCGGCTACGGCAGCGGCATCGGATCCAGCTACCACAACCAGGGCCTTAAGCTCAGCAAACATTTTGTGGTGGATTGAGCCGATGGCGAGCGAACCGTCCGATTTCCCTTCAGCGCCGCCCCCGGCGGCGGACGCGAAACTCCGCGTGTTGAAAAAAAACGTCCGCGGCGGGGTGTGTTACGAGGTGGGCCTGCCCCCGTACGTTCCGGGCATGTTTTACGCGGCGTCGGCGCTTTGCGTGGGCGCGGGACTCTTCGGCTGGAAAATTTTGCCGCATGAACAGGCGGTTGCGCTGGGCTTTCTCTTCGGCCTTAACGCGTTCATAACCGCGATGGCGGGAGCGTCCATCCATAAGTTGAAGCGTCCCATCGAGGTCGGCACCGGCGGCTTCACCATCGCCGGCAAAACGGCGCCGCTGGCCCGCATCGACGGGGTCGCCGTCACGCGCGGGCCGCTGTGCCGCTTGCGGGTGGAGGCCGGAACCGATTCCGCCGAAATGATGATGGGCCGCAAGCAGGCGGAATGGCTGAAGGCCGACATCGAATACGAACTTCGCGCGCGCCGCGGCCAAACCCCCAAGAAGGGCGCGGAATAATTTTTCAATCCGCGCCGGACGCCGATTGATAATCGGCTGGCGCGGCGGTATAACTGAAGCATGGCAAGACCGCTCATCGGCATCACGCTCGACATTCAGGAAGCCGTCAACAGCCGCGGCGCGCGGGAAAAGCGGTACTGGCTCAAACAGGCGATGGCGGCGGCGGTGGCGGATGCCGGCGGCGAGCCGTTTCTGCTGCCGTTCACAGGCAGCCGCCCGCGGGCGCGGCATATCATAGGCGCGTTGGACGGTCTTCTTATCTCCGGCGGCGATTTCGACATCGACCCCAAATACTACGGCGAGAAGCGGCGCGCGCAATGCGGCCCCGCCGTGCCGGAGCGGACGAAGAGCGAATTTTTGCTGCTGGCCGGGGCGCTGGCGGCGAAGAAGCCGGTGCTGGGCATCTGCGGCGGTTGCCAGCTCATTAACGTGTATTTCGGCGGCAGCCTCTATCAGGACATTCCGGCCCAGAAAAAAAACGCGCTGGCACACAGCCAGCCGCGGCCCCACGGCCATCCTTCGCACCGCGTGACGGCGGCGGCGAAGACCCGGCTGGCGGCCATCATCGGCGCGGCCTCCGTCACCGTGAACAGCACACACCACCAAGCGGTGAAAATACCGGGGCGCGGCCTGCTGCCAAGCGCCGTGGCGCCGGACGGCGTCATCGAGGGGATAGAGGCGGCGGACGGCCGTTTCATCGTGGGGGTGCAGTGGCACCCGGAATTTTTAACCCGCCTGAAACCGCACGCCGCCCTCTTCAGGGCATTAACGCGGGCCGCCGCGCCGCGCCGGCGCCAATAAAAAATGCCGGCCCCGACGGGCCGGCGCAAACGCCGCGGGCGGTCAGTTCAGCGGGTTTTTCTTGTTGTACAGTTCAATGATCCTGGGGGTGATGTCGTTTTTCGGGTCGAACCAGATCACCGAACCGGGCATTCCCTGGGTGCGGGCGCTTGATTCGAAAATCATGCCAAGCCCTTCCTGCTTCGCGTACCCGTCCACCACCTCCAGCAGTTTTTTCAGGATTGCTTCGGTGGATTCTTTCTGCTGGCGGGCGAATTCCCCGCTCTTCTCTTCGCGGTACTTGTCGAAATCTTCGCGCAGTTTGCGAAACTTCAGTTCTTTCTCGCTGCGGGCCGACTCGCTCAACATATACCCCTGCTTGTTCAGGTCTTCCTCCAGCTTGCGCAGATCGTCCTGCTTCGCCTTGAGCACGGCGTTTTCCGTTTCCAGTTTCGCTTTGAGGCGGCCGAGGGCTTTTTTCCCCTCCTCGGTGTCATTCAGCGCGCGCTGCATGTCGATAATGCCGTACTTGAACTCCGCGGCAACGGCCGCCGCCGGCAGCGCCAGGGCCGCCGCAACCAGTAACCCGACAATCCACCGTATCATCGCTTTCTCCTTCCGCCGCGGGGGGCGGCATTGTTTTTCCCGAGGCCGTGTCAGAACGTGCGCCCCATGGTGAAGTGGAATTCCATGGGGGATTCGTCCGGCTTCGTGTCCAGCTTGAATCCCCACGCCAGCCATATCGGCATCGCGGGGGTGATAATCCGGAGCCCCCAGCCGACGCTATGGCGCATATTTTCCAAATCATACCGCCGGTCGGTGGTTTTGCTCAAGTCCCCTTCTTCGCCGTATATCTGGCCGCGGTCGTAGAATACCACCCCTTCAAACGTCTTTGTGAAGGCGTAAGCGGTTTCGAGGTTAAACACCAGCGACGCATCGCCGCCGATAGACTGGCCGTTGGTGTCCCGCGGGCCGACGTCCGCAAAGGTGAACCCGCGCAGGTCGTACGGCCCCCCCATGAAATAATGCTCGAACAACGGCAACGTTTTGCCGCCGTAGGAGCCGGCGTACTTTATGGCGCCGTGCGCCATTACGACGAAGTCATGGGGCAGTTTCCAGTACTGCGCCCCGTCGAGCGACAGTTTGTAATAGTTCACGTCGCCGCCCAACGGACCGCCGGCCACGCGCGCGTCCCCCGACACCTTGAAGCCGGCCGTGGGGTGCCATGAGAGGTCGCGTTCGTCATGCGTAACCGTGAAACTCAGCGAACTGGTGTCCCGGATTCCTTCCTGTGACCGCAGAAACGGGGTCGGCGTAAGACCCTGATTGATCGTTACCTTGATGGCCTCAAAGCGGTAGCCGAGCGACATCTGGGTGTATTCCCCGAACCCTTTCCCCAAGGTAAGTCCGGCGCCGGTGGAGTTGCTGGTATAGCTGATGTAGTCGAACTGCCGGGCGAAGAGTGAAAAGCCGAGCGAGACGTCGCGGTCCTGCCAGCGGGGTTCGGTGAAATCGATGTAGTAGTCCTGCCGCAGCTTGGACGATTCGACGCCGAGCGAAAGCCGCCTGCCGGTGCCCAGCAGGTTGTTTTCGGTCACCGAGGCGTTGAGCATCAGATTTTCAAGCGAGCTGTACCCCATGCCCGCCTTCATGCTGCCGGTTTCCCTCTCCGTCAGGTTCAGGTTCAGGTCCATCGTGTCCGGCTCCCGGCCGGATTTTTGCTCGACGTCGGCGCCGCTGAAAAAGCCGGTGTTGGCGATGCGCTGGCGCGACCGGTTCAGTTTCTTCCCGCTGAAGCGTTCCCCCTCTTTCAGGCGCAGTTCCCGGCGTATCACGTTGTCATTCGACTTATAGTTGCCGACGGCGCCGATCCGCCCGATGTAAACGACCCTGCCCGGATCGATCTTGACGGTTATGTCCACCGTTTTGGTCTCCGGGTGCTCGACAATATCGGGCAGCGGCGTGGCGTAGGCGTAGCCGTCGTCCATGTAAAGTTCCTGCACGCTGAAAAGGTTTTGGCGGAAGAGCGACTGGTTGAACGGCTCCCCTTTTTTCAGGCTCATCCGCGCCATGATTTCATCGGCGGTATGGATGTCGTCCCCCAGCGCGGCGATGTCTCCCAGGAAATACTGGTCCCCTTCATGCACCGTGAGGGTGATGACGATCACGCCGTCTTCGCGGTCAACCTCCACCTTCGGCTCGTCCAGGCGCGCCTTGATGAAGCCGAAGTCGCGGTAGCGCGATTCGATCCGCAGCACGTCAACCTTGAGTATTTCGCGCTGGTAGTTGCCGGCGTCCGAGAATGTTTGCCAGAACCCGGCGGCGCGGCTTTCGATAATCTCCGCCAGTTGATAGTCGCTGAGAAACCTGTTGCCGCGGAAGACCATCCTGCCGATCTTCACCTTTTGCCGCTCGATAACGTCATACGCCACGTCCACCTGGTTGTTGCCGGCGTCGGTGACGGAGGTCTTCACCTCGGTGAAGTAAAACCCCTTTTTAATGTACTTGTTCTTGATTTTGAGGATGTCTTTTTTCAGCAGGTGTTTTTGGAAGAAGGAGCCTTTCTTCATGGCGATGAGCACCTGCATGTCCTTGTCCGGCACTTCCTTGGCGCCTTTGATCGTCACCGATTTGACGAACGGCTTCTCTTTCACCTCGTATATCAGCGCGAGGCCGTCGTCCCGTTCCCTGGTGGCGAGCCGGATGTCGTCGAAGTAACCGAGGTTGTAAATGCGCCGGATGTCTTCGCGCGTGGTCTGGACGGAATACGGCTCGCCCGTCTTCGAGCGGATGTAGAAGCGGATGGTGTTTTCATTGGCCCGTTTCGCCCCGGCGACGATGATTTCCTTCACCGGCTTTTCCAGGTCGACCGCGGCGGCGGCGCGGGGAAGCGACAGCGCAAGGACGGCGGCGAGGAAACAGGCCGAAAAATTTTTCATTTCAGGCGGCGGACGGGGAAAACAGGCACGGCGATGTTCCGCTCATGAAAAATCCGCCTGCCGCCTATACTGTTTCGACCGCGGCTTTTTCCACGAGATGCAGGGCATCACCCCGGAGTTCCACCATGATCGTGCTTCCCGGCTTGAAATCCCCCGAAAGGATTTTCTCCGAGAGCGGATTTTCGAGGTATTTCTGGATGCCGCGGCGCAACGGACGGGCGCCGTACGAAGGGTCGAACCCTTTTTCAATGAGCCAGTCTTTCGCCTCGCGGCTGACTTCGATATCCAAGTGTTCCTCCACCAGGCGCTGGCGCACTTTCGCCAGTTGCAGGTCCATGATCCGGGCCATCGAATCGCGCTCCAGCTTGCGGAACACGACGATCTCGTCGACGCGGTTCAGGAATTCCGGGCTGAACACCTTTTTCAGCTCCATGCGGATGCCTTCCGACATTTTTTTGTGCGTTGTTTCGCCCTCGATGGTCTGGAACCCCATGGTGAAGTCCTTTTCGATCAGGCGCGCCGAGAGGTTTGAGGTCATGATGAGGATCACGTTCTTGAAGCTCACCCGGCGGCCGAAGCTGTCGGTGAGCGAGCCGTCGTCCATGATCTGCAGGAGCATCTGGTAGATGTCCGGGTGCGCTTTTTCAATTTCGTCCAGCAGCACCACCGAGTAGGGGCGGCGGCGCACCTGTTCGGTGAGCTGGCCCCCTTCCTCGTAGCCGACATATCCCGGCGGGGCGCCGGTCAGTTTGGAGGACGCGAATTTTTCGCCGTACTCCGACATGTCGAGCCGGATGGCCGCCTTGCGGTCGCCGAAGAGGTACTCCGCCAGCACATGCGCCAGCTCGGTCTTGCCCACGCCGGTCGGCCCCAGGAAGAGGAACGACCCCATCGGGCGGCTGTGATCCTTGAGCCCCGCGCGGCTGCGCCGCACCGCTTCGCATACCACGTTCACCGCGTCGTCCTGGCCGTAAATCTTTTTCTTGAGGTCGCCGGCCATCTCCATCAGGCGCTGGCTCTCTTCCTTGGCCAGCCGGTTCACCGGGATGCCGGTGATGGAGGAGACCACATGGGCCACGTCGGCCTCGGTGACGGTCGGTTTGCCGATATGGCCGGCCGATCCTTCCCATTTTTCTTTCAGGAATTCCAGGTCGAGCCGGAGCTTTTCCTCTTTGTCGCGCAGTTCCACCGCCTGCTCGAATTCCTGGTGGTCGATCCGGTCGCGTTTTTCGCGCGCCAGCTCGTCGATTTTTTTCTGCATCTCGCGCACTTCGGGGGGGAACGTGACCTGCCGCAGGCGTACCCGGCTGCCGGCTTCGTCCAGCACGTCGATCGCCTTGTCCGGCAGGAAGCGGTCCGATATGTACCGGTCGGAGAGCATCACGGCGGCCTTGATGGCCCCTTCGGTGATGATCGCCTTGTGGTGCCCCTCGTATTCGTTCTTCAGCCCCTTGATGATCATGATGGTCTCGTCCGTGCTCGGGGCGTTGACCATGATCGGCTGGAAGCGGCGCTCCAGCGCGCCGTTCTTCTCTATGTACTTCCGGTATTCGTCGATGGTGGTGGCCCCCACGCACTGTATCTCGCCGCGCGAGAGCGCCGGCTTGAGCATGTTGGAGGCGTCCACCGAGCCTTCGGCGGCGCCGGCCCCCACGAGGGTGTGTATCTCGTCGATGAAGAGGATGACGTTCTTGGCCTGGGTGATTTCTTTCATGATCGCCTTGATCCGCTGCTCGATCTGCCCGCGGTACTTGGTGCCGGCGATGATGGCCCCCAGGTCGAGCGAGACCACCCGCTTGTCGTACAGCAGCTGCGGCACTTCCTTGCTGATGATGCGCTGGGCCAGCCCTTCCACTATGGCGGTTTTGCCCACGCCCGGTTCGCCGAGGAGTATCGGGTTGTTCTTGGTCCGCCGGGCCAGTA carries:
- a CDS encoding PAS domain S-box protein, with the translated sequence MDAETSFPDAREQAVIVKALIVFRLAAISFFFGTVVIFQIQFPDFIFPIPLSALIGLTYLLNIVYLFTLGRIRSFVPFLYFQLAADLIIETGIIYHTGGVASPFTFLYMLTVISSVIIMQPGGSYVLASGASILYGLLVTLEFYGVLHPLPLYGAEKRIFPTQEYVFFAVLIHIAAFYLVAFLSDFLSRRLSRTLLALGTKSRDLTYLQAFHQNVVANMGSGFIALDLDGRIISANPAAEMILGMRAADFLKKTLREVFPALEYHDALPETEQPKKTEWLHEAGGEKKILAATSSFFRNSTGEILGVIIIFHDITHFKKMEDAMAKSERLAAVGRMAAGLAHEIRNPLGSISGSIQMMKSAMEHELKPPHDRLMAITLRETDRLNGIIGRFLSYAQPNTRKLPDVHLASLIADAVMLFKNDHRYSGAVRVTTALDGRIRLTCDPESLKQVLWNLLLNAAQAMPDGGDIVIGAALPAGPGGEAGECVITVTDNGTGMDETEAARIFEPFYTTKEGGTGLGLSMVQKIIEDHNGSVFVQSKKGEGSAFSIRLPASSTPPTPQP
- a CDS encoding gamma-glutamyl-gamma-aminobutyrate hydrolase family protein, coding for MARPLIGITLDIQEAVNSRGAREKRYWLKQAMAAAVADAGGEPFLLPFTGSRPRARHIIGALDGLLISGGDFDIDPKYYGEKRRAQCGPAVPERTKSEFLLLAGALAAKKPVLGICGGCQLINVYFGGSLYQDIPAQKKNALAHSQPRPHGHPSHRVTAAAKTRLAAIIGAASVTVNSTHHQAVKIPGRGLLPSAVAPDGVIEGIEAADGRFIVGVQWHPEFLTRLKPHAALFRALTRAAAPRRRQ
- a CDS encoding 2'-deoxycytidine 5'-triphosphate deaminase, with the protein product MKKKNGREFDIASGGVLPVQMLRGLCAQKGITADTPLRKEQFQPSSIDLRLGTKAYRIRSSFLPQRGTVEATLKELVMYELDLRGGAILERENVYLIPLLERLALPRGIRGRTNPKSSTGRLDIFTRVISDHTPRFEDIREGYEGGLYLEVVPRSFTIKVRTGLSLNQLRLFSGPAGASVVDDHQLRSIHNHKPLVYTAAGKIPDPEIRGGLTLGVETHTDAPHRVIGYKAKKNSAVIDTSRVGKYRIHDFWETIESPREKFLILEPEEFYIFASKERVRVPMDCAAEMVEFDAGSGELRTHYAGFFDSGFGDGGVRGTKAVLEVRPHDVPFRIEDGQLFFKLRYEKMAAMPSFGYGSGIGSSYHNQGLKLSKHFVVD
- a CDS encoding OmpH family outer membrane protein; the protein is MIRWIVGLLVAAALALPAAAVAAEFKYGIIDMQRALNDTEEGKKALGRLKAKLETENAVLKAKQDDLRKLEEDLNKQGYMLSESARSEKELKFRKLREDFDKYREEKSGEFARQQKESTEAILKKLLEVVDGYAKQEGLGMIFESSARTQGMPGSVIWFDPKNDITPRIIELYNKKNPLN
- a CDS encoding ATP-dependent Clp protease ATP-binding subunit, encoding MFKKFTERARKVIILAREEAEKNQHEYLGTEHLLTGILKDGGGVAIAVLQRLNVDLKQMKLEIERHMPPSSGTLIIGDIPFTARAKKVLEYSVEEARSMGHSYIGTEHMLLGLMREKDGVAARILMSVNLHYAEVREQTINLLREPVAPAPEKTTSKTPALDEFGRDLTELAQGSKLDPVIGRDNEIDRLIQILARRTKNNPILLGEPGVGKTAIVEGLAQRIISKEVPQLLYDKRVVSLDLGAIIAGTKYRGQIEQRIKAIMKEITQAKNVILFIDEIHTLVGAGAAEGSVDASNMLKPALSRGEIQCVGATTIDEYRKYIEKNGALERRFQPIMVNAPSTDETIMIIKGLKNEYEGHHKAIITEGAIKAAVMLSDRYISDRFLPDKAIDVLDEAGSRVRLRQVTFPPEVREMQKKIDELAREKRDRIDHQEFEQAVELRDKEEKLRLDLEFLKEKWEGSAGHIGKPTVTEADVAHVVSSITGIPVNRLAKEESQRLMEMAGDLKKKIYGQDDAVNVVCEAVRRSRAGLKDHSRPMGSFLFLGPTGVGKTELAHVLAEYLFGDRKAAIRLDMSEYGEKFASSKLTGAPPGYVGYEEGGQLTEQVRRRPYSVVLLDEIEKAHPDIYQMLLQIMDDGSLTDSFGRRVSFKNVILIMTSNLSARLIEKDFTMGFQTIEGETTHKKMSEGIRMELKKVFSPEFLNRVDEIVVFRKLERDSMARIMDLQLAKVRQRLVEEHLDIEVSREAKDWLIEKGFDPSYGARPLRRGIQKYLENPLSEKILSGDFKPGSTIMVELRGDALHLVEKAAVETV
- a CDS encoding ribbon-helix-helix domain-containing protein, with translation MMTSSKKKVPVTTHLYEDQVQMLNKIAKELQVTKAVLFRAAVEQLLKKYEDKQLDIGIK
- the bamA gene encoding outer membrane protein assembly factor BamA, with amino-acid sequence MKNFSACFLAAVLALSLPRAAAAVDLEKPVKEIIVAGAKRANENTIRFYIRSKTGEPYSVQTTREDIRRIYNLGYFDDIRLATRERDDGLALIYEVKEKPFVKSVTIKGAKEVPDKDMQVLIAMKKGSFFQKHLLKKDILKIKNKYIKKGFYFTEVKTSVTDAGNNQVDVAYDVIERQKVKIGRMVFRGNRFLSDYQLAEIIESRAAGFWQTFSDAGNYQREILKVDVLRIESRYRDFGFIKARLDEPKVEVDREDGVIVITLTVHEGDQYFLGDIAALGDDIHTADEIMARMSLKKGEPFNQSLFRQNLFSVQELYMDDGYAYATPLPDIVEHPETKTVDITVKIDPGRVVYIGRIGAVGNYKSNDNVIRRELRLKEGERFSGKKLNRSRQRIANTGFFSGADVEQKSGREPDTMDLNLNLTERETGSMKAGMGYSSLENLMLNASVTENNLLGTGRRLSLGVESSKLRQDYYIDFTEPRWQDRDVSLGFSLFARQFDYISYTSNSTGAGLTLGKGFGEYTQMSLGYRFEAIKVTINQGLTPTPFLRSQEGIRDTSSLSFTVTHDERDLSWHPTAGFKVSGDARVAGGPLGGDVNYYKLSLDGAQYWKLPHDFVVMAHGAIKYAGSYGGKTLPLFEHYFMGGPYDLRGFTFADVGPRDTNGQSIGGDASLVFNLETAYAFTKTFEGVVFYDRGQIYGEEGDLSKTTDRRYDLENMRHSVGWGLRIITPAMPIWLAWGFKLDTKPDESPMEFHFTMGRTF